One part of the Arcanobacterium phocisimile genome encodes these proteins:
- a CDS encoding bifunctional [glutamine synthetase] adenylyltransferase/[glutamine synthetase]-adenylyl-L-tyrosine phosphorylase, whose product MADNPHLFEYAANPGQAQVAYERLGEGLRPEHTHLFDRIINNPHSCQRLGAILGFSSTLADILIVHPQLLSALEDDIDTPYAPHISAVEAQDETEYVDALRLAYYRRLITIASHDLTQEKPIDGVYDISRMLAGLAGEVLQHALTGAQHWLPEASKVEFSIIAMGKTGAQELNYISDVDVIYIAEPATKDVTEADTVRIGTAITAWMTRAVSARGQIPPLWELDANLRPEGKNGPMVRTLASHQAYYERWAQPWEFQALLKARPIAGNQDLGQRYLDFVTPLVWSVANHEGFVDEVRRMRERVLSQIPRAKADRQLKLGAGGLRDIEFTIQLLQLVHGRTDQSVRAPGTIEAINQLSEAGYIGREAGHKLDRHYRFLRTLEHRIQLQRLRRTHDVPAVEHLQAIATTLGMNAVELESRWQEIRRDVRQLHTAIFYHPLLPSLASLDPDNVVLDEHAARERLAAIGFKNTDLALRNISALTTGLSRTATIQRHVLPAMLGWMAEAVEPDHGLNAFCDVSQRLGTTSWYMRLLRDSALVAPRLAHVLATSRYVARLLPSLPDAITWLDDDQQLCPQSRNELDTELAALVSRRKTASDKALAGRYLRRREMLRMALGQTLNLVSLPDVHRALSDASDIAITAALNGALSETNQHARHCVIAMGSLGGREVGYASDADLLFVYAPHPGVDDETAFREAQHVASQTLQLLKVAGREPAVEADTKLRPEGKQGAITRSLSSYQTYYQRWAQTWEQQALLRARYCAGDEELAQQWLESINPIRYPELGLTDEQVRDIQMLKIRMERERLPRGADPTRHLKLGRGGMTDVEWTIQLCQLQHAGQQGELRSQSTLRALTAAVETGIIADDDAQILQDSWMTAHTIRDLNVLATGKSGSALELVPDDPALLQLFAALEGKPPSASHEIAESYLRSSRRARAVMEKYFYGEDNE is encoded by the coding sequence ATGGCGGATAATCCACATCTATTCGAATATGCGGCAAACCCAGGTCAAGCCCAAGTCGCATATGAACGCCTGGGTGAGGGACTTAGGCCCGAACACACCCACCTGTTCGACCGGATCATCAACAATCCACACTCCTGTCAGCGTCTGGGAGCAATCCTCGGATTCTCCTCCACTCTCGCCGACATCCTCATCGTCCACCCCCAGCTGCTCAGCGCCCTCGAAGACGATATCGATACGCCCTACGCACCCCACATCAGCGCAGTGGAAGCACAAGACGAAACCGAATACGTTGACGCCTTGCGGTTGGCCTACTATCGCCGGCTCATCACCATTGCCAGCCACGACCTCACCCAAGAAAAACCAATCGACGGCGTCTACGATATTTCTCGCATGCTTGCTGGACTTGCTGGAGAAGTTCTCCAACATGCCCTCACCGGGGCACAACACTGGCTACCTGAAGCAAGCAAGGTTGAGTTTTCGATAATTGCCATGGGGAAAACCGGCGCGCAAGAACTGAACTATATCTCCGACGTCGACGTCATCTATATCGCCGAACCAGCAACAAAGGACGTGACCGAAGCCGACACCGTTCGTATCGGTACCGCGATCACAGCCTGGATGACCCGTGCAGTGAGCGCTCGCGGTCAGATCCCGCCGTTGTGGGAACTTGACGCCAACCTACGCCCCGAAGGGAAGAACGGCCCGATGGTGCGTACGTTGGCCTCCCACCAGGCCTACTATGAACGTTGGGCACAACCCTGGGAGTTTCAAGCCCTCCTCAAAGCCCGGCCTATCGCCGGAAACCAGGATCTCGGGCAACGCTACCTTGATTTTGTCACCCCACTCGTGTGGAGCGTCGCCAACCATGAAGGCTTCGTCGACGAGGTACGCCGAATGCGCGAACGCGTCCTATCCCAGATCCCACGAGCCAAAGCAGACCGGCAACTCAAACTCGGTGCCGGGGGACTGCGCGATATCGAATTCACCATCCAACTCCTCCAACTCGTCCACGGCCGAACCGATCAATCTGTGCGCGCACCCGGCACGATCGAGGCCATCAACCAACTGAGCGAAGCCGGCTATATTGGACGCGAAGCCGGACACAAACTCGACCGACACTACCGGTTCTTACGCACCCTCGAACACCGTATCCAGTTGCAACGATTACGGCGAACCCACGATGTGCCCGCCGTCGAACACTTACAAGCCATTGCCACCACGCTAGGGATGAACGCCGTAGAGCTTGAAAGTCGCTGGCAAGAAATCCGCCGTGACGTGCGCCAACTACACACCGCAATCTTCTATCATCCGCTGCTACCATCCCTCGCCTCCCTTGACCCGGACAACGTCGTACTCGACGAACACGCCGCTCGCGAACGCCTTGCTGCAATTGGATTCAAAAACACCGACCTTGCATTGCGAAACATATCAGCCCTCACCACCGGTCTTTCACGCACCGCAACAATCCAACGCCACGTGCTACCCGCGATGCTCGGCTGGATGGCCGAAGCAGTCGAACCAGACCACGGACTCAACGCGTTCTGTGACGTGTCCCAACGGCTAGGAACAACCTCATGGTATATGCGATTATTACGCGATAGTGCGCTTGTTGCACCCCGACTGGCACACGTCCTGGCCACCTCACGATACGTCGCCAGGCTGTTACCATCGTTGCCGGATGCCATTACGTGGCTCGATGACGATCAACAGCTATGTCCGCAATCGCGCAACGAGCTCGATACCGAACTAGCGGCACTCGTGAGCCGACGCAAAACAGCCTCAGACAAAGCCCTCGCCGGCAGATACCTACGACGTCGAGAAATGCTACGCATGGCACTCGGACAAACCCTCAATCTTGTTTCCCTACCAGACGTCCACCGAGCACTGAGCGACGCATCAGACATTGCCATCACCGCAGCCCTCAACGGAGCCCTCAGCGAAACCAACCAACACGCGCGCCACTGTGTGATCGCCATGGGAAGCCTCGGCGGAAGAGAAGTCGGCTACGCCTCTGACGCCGACCTACTCTTCGTCTACGCCCCACACCCTGGGGTTGACGACGAAACAGCGTTCCGCGAAGCACAACACGTCGCCAGTCAAACTCTCCAGCTACTCAAAGTAGCCGGTCGCGAACCCGCAGTGGAGGCTGACACCAAACTTCGCCCTGAAGGTAAACAAGGCGCGATCACCCGCTCGCTATCGTCCTACCAAACCTACTATCAGCGTTGGGCCCAAACGTGGGAACAACAAGCTCTCCTGCGTGCCCGATACTGTGCCGGAGATGAGGAGCTGGCCCAACAATGGCTCGAAAGCATCAATCCTATTCGCTACCCCGAACTTGGGCTTACTGACGAACAAGTTCGAGACATACAAATGCTCAAAATCCGAATGGAACGCGAACGACTCCCACGCGGCGCCGATCCCACCCGCCACCTCAAACTCGGTCGTGGCGGCATGACCGATGTTGAATGGACGATACAGTTATGCCAACTACAACACGCTGGCCAACAGGGCGAGCTACGGAGCCAATCGACCTTGAGGGCACTCACCGCAGCCGTAGAAACCGGCATAATCGCCGACGACGATGCCCAAATTTTACAAGACTCCTGGATGACAGCCCACACGATACGCGATCTCAACGTGCTAGCTACCGGGAAATCTGGATCTGCGCTCGAGCTGGTGCCAGATGACCCAGCTCTTTTGCAGTTGTTCGCCGCACTTGAAGGCAAACCGCCTAGTGCGAGTCACGAGATAGCCGAGTCATATTTACGCTCATCGCGACGAGCGCGAGCCGTTATGGAAAAATATTTTTACGGCGAAGATAATGAATGA
- a CDS encoding histidine phosphatase family protein: MKLILVRHGQTYSNERGAIDTVIPGASLTELGWSQANDVVADLLTYEPDAIWRSDTLRTEQTATPLATRLGIEPVVRPGLREIAAGSLEGATKESAMREYIGTMRAWIAGELDLRLGGADTGRETVDRFDAVVREIEESGAQRPVIFAHAAIITYWLGVRAQGITEEMRKVHLHNTGIAVVEGTLDTGYHAQRWMHIYKP, encoded by the coding sequence ATGAAACTAATTTTGGTACGGCACGGACAAACATACTCAAACGAACGCGGAGCAATTGATACCGTCATTCCAGGCGCCTCACTAACTGAACTAGGCTGGAGTCAGGCGAACGACGTCGTCGCTGATCTTTTAACCTACGAGCCAGATGCTATCTGGCGATCTGATACGTTGCGCACCGAACAGACCGCAACACCGTTAGCTACCCGGCTAGGTATCGAACCGGTGGTGCGCCCCGGATTGCGCGAAATCGCCGCAGGTTCGCTGGAAGGCGCAACTAAAGAATCCGCAATGCGCGAATACATCGGCACGATGCGTGCCTGGATCGCTGGCGAGTTAGATTTGCGTCTGGGTGGGGCTGATACCGGCCGCGAAACAGTTGACCGATTCGATGCTGTCGTGCGCGAAATCGAAGAATCGGGTGCGCAGCGTCCAGTGATCTTTGCCCACGCTGCAATTATCACCTATTGGCTTGGGGTGCGAGCCCAAGGAATTACTGAGGAAATGCGTAAAGTTCACCTCCACAACACTGGCATCGCCGTGGTGGAGGGAACTTTAGATACTGGGTATCACGCCCAGCGTTGGATGCATATTTACAAGCCGTAA
- the glnA gene encoding type I glutamate--ammonia ligase: protein MFTSSAQAKDFIRHEGVEFIDVRFCDLPGMMQHFTIPVDTFEPESLDEGIMFDGSSIRGFTEIHESDMKLVPDLSSAFIDPFRIAKTLVINHFVVDPFTNESYDRDPRIIAQRAEDYVRSTGIADTVYIGAEAEFFIFDDIRYQNTPQHSFYSVDSAEAFWNTGRDENGHNLGYKTEQKAGYFPVSPHDQMADLRDTMTKLCQQVGLKIERAHHEVGSGGQQEINYKFDTLLAAADDLMKFKYVIKNAAIESGKTATFMPKPLFGDNGSGMHCHQSLWKNGEPLFFDERGYGGLSDVARWYIGGLLEHAPSLLAFTNPSVNSFHRLVPGFEAPVNLVYSARNRSACIRIPVSGGTSAKAKRIEYRTPDPSANPYLAFAAQVMAGIDGIKRRIEPAAPIDKDLYELPPEEHAQIPQLPATLDEALRALEADHDYLTEGGVFSEDIIATWIDYKMKMEIEPLRQRPHPYEYQLYYGL from the coding sequence ATGTTCACATCGTCAGCTCAAGCTAAAGATTTTATCCGCCACGAAGGTGTTGAATTTATTGATGTTCGTTTTTGCGATCTGCCTGGGATGATGCAGCATTTCACTATCCCAGTCGATACATTCGAACCGGAATCCCTTGATGAGGGCATCATGTTCGATGGCTCATCGATACGCGGGTTCACTGAGATTCACGAGTCTGACATGAAGCTGGTCCCTGATCTTAGCTCCGCATTCATCGATCCTTTCCGCATTGCGAAAACCCTTGTGATTAACCACTTCGTCGTCGATCCGTTCACAAACGAGTCCTACGATCGCGATCCGCGCATCATTGCTCAACGTGCCGAAGACTATGTACGATCAACTGGTATCGCAGACACCGTCTATATCGGAGCAGAAGCAGAATTCTTCATTTTTGACGATATTCGCTACCAAAACACTCCACAGCATTCGTTCTATTCCGTCGATTCTGCTGAAGCTTTCTGGAACACTGGCCGTGACGAAAATGGCCACAATCTCGGTTATAAGACCGAACAGAAGGCTGGATACTTCCCGGTTAGCCCGCACGATCAGATGGCTGATTTGCGTGACACGATGACGAAACTCTGCCAACAGGTCGGTTTGAAGATTGAACGAGCTCATCACGAAGTTGGCTCTGGTGGTCAGCAAGAGATCAACTACAAATTCGATACGCTTCTCGCTGCCGCAGACGACTTGATGAAATTTAAATACGTTATCAAAAATGCCGCAATCGAATCTGGCAAGACTGCTACCTTCATGCCAAAACCACTCTTTGGCGATAACGGTTCGGGTATGCATTGCCACCAATCGTTGTGGAAGAACGGCGAACCGCTCTTCTTCGACGAACGCGGTTATGGCGGACTATCCGATGTGGCACGCTGGTATATCGGCGGTCTGCTCGAACATGCTCCATCACTTTTGGCCTTCACCAACCCGTCGGTTAATTCCTTCCACCGATTAGTCCCAGGTTTTGAGGCTCCAGTTAATCTTGTGTATTCGGCACGTAACCGTTCGGCATGTATCCGTATTCCGGTTTCTGGTGGGACTTCAGCCAAAGCAAAGCGCATCGAGTATCGTACTCCGGATCCATCAGCTAATCCATACCTTGCTTTTGCTGCGCAGGTCATGGCCGGTATCGACGGTATTAAGCGCCGAATTGAACCGGCGGCACCGATCGATAAAGATCTTTACGAGCTTCCACCGGAAGAACACGCCCAGATCCCACAACTGCCGGCAACTCTCGATGAGGCACTGCGCGCACTCGAAGCTGACCACGACTACCTCACCGAAGGTGGCGTGTTCAGCGAAGATATTATTGCTACCTGGATCGATTACAAGATGAAAATGGAAATCGAGCCGTTGCGTCAGCGTCCTCATCCATACGAGTACCAGCTGTATTACGGCTTGTAA
- a CDS encoding DUF4191 domain-containing protein → MAKERKEAKMKKPKKKRWYSYLGEAYSISKETYSWTPFAIFGPLIGGIALGVILGMVTGRWILWPILFTLLAITLSLYILVELVKRASYAKINGIPGASAAVLGQIKRGWIIPEEPVRFNARTQDMVFRAIGRPGVVLITDGDKGRSAKLANEERQSLRRVIPNVPVHIISVGDGEGQVPLLKLQRAMRKLPKQLTNQEVQAVFQRLDAVKTNPIGIPKGVDPYKARPDRRGMRGR, encoded by the coding sequence ATGGCAAAAGAGCGTAAAGAAGCAAAGATGAAGAAGCCAAAGAAGAAGCGCTGGTATTCCTATCTTGGTGAAGCGTACAGCATCTCCAAGGAAACCTACTCGTGGACTCCGTTCGCCATCTTTGGTCCCCTTATCGGTGGTATTGCGCTTGGAGTTATCCTGGGTATGGTCACCGGTCGATGGATTTTGTGGCCGATTCTCTTCACGTTGCTCGCCATCACACTCTCGCTCTACATTCTGGTTGAATTAGTCAAGCGTGCGTCATACGCCAAGATTAACGGTATTCCGGGAGCATCAGCTGCTGTGCTTGGGCAGATCAAACGTGGCTGGATCATTCCAGAAGAACCGGTGCGGTTCAACGCCCGCACACAAGATATGGTCTTCCGTGCTATTGGCCGTCCGGGCGTCGTCCTTATTACCGATGGCGATAAGGGACGTTCTGCGAAACTTGCCAATGAGGAACGTCAGTCCTTGCGCCGAGTTATTCCGAACGTACCAGTTCATATCATTTCTGTGGGCGACGGCGAAGGGCAAGTTCCGCTCCTGAAGCTTCAGCGGGCCATGCGCAAATTGCCCAAACAACTCACTAATCAGGAAGTTCAAGCTGTCTTCCAGCGTTTGGATGCAGTGAAAACAAATCCGATCGGCATTCCCAAGGGTGTCGATCCGTACAAGGCCCGTCCTGATCGCCGTGGCATGCGTGGCCGGTAA
- a CDS encoding MFS transporter, translating to MSSFSSYRQLPKLTGYGYLLISLIGRFPTSMTIIGVLTLVTAVTGSVATASLASAGLAIATGIAGPTIGRLTDNYGQRLPLLVIAPVNIIALLTLTLILTKTTPIWVVICLAVFVGATTIPLGALARVRWYPVTHGRHELGAALSWESVADEMGFVFGPALVGVIASAFNPQAALILAALIVATCVIPFALSPYSVGPASHGDGKKAPSIAKVLAAVRTPLLAMLALGMFFGAAQTSVTAFSQQQGTASHAGIIYAMMGLGAAITALGSVILPDWMTYSMRIVLGGSGLALGSVFCSIVPSPIYLAVAVFLTGLAIGPASVAIFTLAGTRAPRGGDAVAVTALGSVNVLGVATSASVTGQIVEYSASYGFYVCALAGILIAVATLVSDRNKLCA from the coding sequence GTGAGTAGTTTTTCAAGTTATCGCCAACTTCCCAAACTAACCGGATACGGCTATCTCCTCATTTCATTAATTGGCCGTTTTCCAACGTCAATGACAATTATTGGAGTCCTCACCTTAGTCACGGCAGTAACAGGCTCCGTCGCCACAGCATCGTTAGCGTCTGCGGGATTGGCCATCGCAACCGGCATCGCTGGCCCAACAATTGGGCGCCTGACCGACAATTACGGTCAACGCCTACCGCTACTAGTGATCGCTCCGGTTAACATTATCGCGTTGCTGACACTGACGTTGATACTCACCAAAACCACCCCAATATGGGTTGTTATCTGCCTCGCGGTTTTTGTCGGTGCCACAACCATTCCACTAGGTGCTTTGGCGCGTGTACGTTGGTATCCGGTGACACATGGTCGCCATGAACTCGGTGCAGCGTTGTCCTGGGAATCAGTTGCTGACGAAATGGGATTCGTCTTCGGTCCAGCCTTAGTTGGAGTTATCGCCTCGGCTTTTAATCCACAGGCCGCACTGATCCTCGCGGCATTAATCGTTGCTACGTGTGTTATCCCCTTTGCTCTCTCACCCTATTCTGTCGGTCCGGCTTCACATGGTGACGGCAAAAAAGCTCCATCAATCGCCAAAGTTCTTGCCGCGGTTCGCACCCCGTTATTAGCGATGCTTGCTTTAGGCATGTTTTTCGGCGCGGCACAAACCTCCGTTACCGCATTTTCCCAACAACAAGGTACTGCTAGTCATGCGGGAATCATTTACGCAATGATGGGGTTAGGCGCGGCCATCACCGCCCTTGGCTCAGTGATTCTCCCCGATTGGATGACATACTCGATGCGCATCGTGCTCGGCGGATCTGGCCTAGCTCTCGGCTCCGTTTTCTGTTCCATTGTGCCGTCTCCTATATATTTGGCAGTTGCAGTTTTTCTCACCGGCCTTGCGATCGGTCCAGCATCAGTAGCGATCTTTACGCTAGCTGGCACGCGCGCACCACGCGGCGGCGATGCCGTTGCCGTGACCGCTCTTGGTTCAGTTAACGTCCTTGGCGTGGCAACGTCAGCCTCGGTCACCGGGCAAATAGTTGAATATTCCGCCTCTTATGGCTTCTATGTGTGCGCACTTGCCGGTATTCTTATCGCCGTTGCCACCTTGGTATCTGACCGAAACAAATTGTGCGCTTAG
- the sucB gene encoding 2-oxoglutarate dehydrogenase, E2 component, dihydrolipoamide succinyltransferase has product MSEEIKMPALGESVNEGTVTTWLKQVGEYVEVDEPIVEVSTDKVDTEVPAPASGTLERIVVNEDETVDVGTVLGYIGDGSGVDAPAQQAPAENDGSGEGSEPLPQAQAEAQAPHRENPAPAGGSGDGVNVVMPALGESVNEGTVTTWLKQVGDTVEADEPIVEVSTDKVDTEVPAPAAGVLSQIVVQEDETVEVGTILAVIGGESSSPAAASAPVAQAAPQEETAPAAPAPATPAPATATPAPAPATPAPAPVATTPEDGKSSYVTPIVRKLAKDLGVDLESVTGTGVGNRIRRQDVEAAAEAAKQAAVAPAPTAAPAAPAASGSVKSAIASKAQEAASKRGTRQKMTGLRKTIAKRMIESLETSAQLTTVMEVDVTKIVKLRAAAKDGFLAREGVKLTFLPFFIQAATEALKAHPIINSSVESNEIVYHNVEHVGIAVDTPKGLFVPVIKNAGDLNIAGISKAVGDLAARTRDGKIGSDELSGSTFTITNTGSIGALFDTPIINQPNVAIMGTGAIFKAPAVVKDEDGNEVISIRSKCYLSISYDHRIVDGADASRYLRDVKMRLEEADFAGELGL; this is encoded by the coding sequence ATGTCTGAAGAAATTAAGATGCCCGCACTGGGCGAATCTGTCAACGAAGGAACAGTTACCACCTGGCTCAAGCAAGTGGGTGAATACGTTGAAGTTGATGAACCTATCGTTGAAGTATCCACTGATAAAGTAGACACCGAAGTTCCGGCACCTGCATCTGGAACTCTCGAAAGAATTGTGGTTAACGAGGACGAAACTGTCGATGTCGGCACCGTTTTGGGCTACATTGGTGATGGTTCTGGCGTGGATGCTCCAGCCCAACAAGCACCGGCAGAAAACGACGGTTCTGGCGAAGGCTCCGAGCCTCTTCCACAAGCACAGGCAGAAGCTCAGGCTCCACACCGTGAAAATCCAGCTCCGGCTGGTGGCTCTGGCGACGGCGTCAACGTCGTCATGCCAGCTCTTGGCGAGTCCGTTAACGAAGGAACTGTGACCACCTGGCTCAAGCAGGTCGGCGACACCGTCGAAGCAGATGAGCCAATTGTCGAAGTCTCCACGGACAAGGTCGATACCGAAGTTCCAGCACCTGCCGCTGGCGTACTCTCACAGATTGTTGTTCAAGAAGACGAAACCGTCGAAGTTGGTACCATCCTTGCTGTCATCGGTGGTGAGAGTAGTTCACCAGCTGCTGCCTCAGCTCCAGTAGCGCAGGCAGCACCTCAGGAAGAAACTGCTCCGGCAGCTCCAGCACCTGCCACCCCAGCTCCAGCAACTGCCACCCCAGCTCCGGCACCTGCTACCCCAGCTCCGGCACCAGTTGCCACAACTCCAGAAGATGGAAAGTCATCCTACGTCACTCCGATCGTCCGCAAGCTCGCGAAGGATCTCGGCGTCGACCTCGAATCTGTCACCGGAACCGGTGTCGGAAACCGTATTCGCCGTCAAGACGTAGAAGCCGCGGCTGAAGCCGCTAAGCAAGCTGCCGTTGCTCCAGCACCTACGGCTGCTCCAGCAGCTCCGGCCGCAAGCGGTTCAGTGAAGTCTGCAATCGCTTCAAAGGCTCAGGAAGCTGCTTCAAAGCGCGGTACACGCCAGAAGATGACTGGTCTGCGCAAAACCATCGCTAAGCGCATGATCGAGTCCCTCGAAACCTCCGCACAGTTGACCACTGTGATGGAAGTTGATGTCACTAAGATCGTTAAGCTACGTGCAGCTGCCAAAGATGGTTTCTTGGCACGCGAAGGCGTCAAGCTCACCTTCTTGCCATTCTTCATCCAAGCGGCAACTGAAGCGCTCAAGGCACATCCGATTATCAACTCTTCGGTAGAAAGCAACGAGATTGTCTACCACAATGTGGAGCATGTCGGCATTGCAGTTGACACACCAAAGGGCCTGTTCGTTCCAGTCATTAAGAATGCTGGCGATCTCAACATCGCTGGTATTTCGAAGGCTGTTGGCGATCTCGCAGCACGTACCCGTGACGGCAAGATCGGTTCCGACGAACTCTCCGGCTCCACCTTCACTATTACCAACACTGGTTCGATTGGCGCTCTCTTCGATACGCCAATCATCAACCAACCAAACGTGGCGATCATGGGTACCGGAGCTATCTTTAAGGCTCCTGCAGTAGTCAAGGACGAAGACGGAAACGAAGTTATTTCCATCCGCTCCAAGTGCTACCTGTCCATCTCTTACGATCACCGCATCGTCGACGGCGCAGATGCTTCTCGCTACCTGCGTGATGTCAAGATGCGTCTCGAAGAAGCAGATTTCGCTGGGGAACTTGGTCTGTAA
- the lpdA gene encoding dihydrolipoyl dehydrogenase, whose product MSETKEYDVVVLGAGSGGYATAMRAAQLGLSVALVEGDKVGGTCLHRGCIPTKALLHVAEVADEVRDGAHIGLKSSFDGIDMNALNSYKNGVIERMYKGLTGLIDTRGVETVHGWGRLVAQDTVEVNGRRLKGKNIVLASGSYSKTIGQTITDRVITSEQALQLDYVPNSVVVLGGGVIGVEFASVWASFGTDVTIIEGLDRLVPNEDPAISKMLERQFRKRKITFKTKTMFDRVEEDANGVHVFTQDGKQFDADLLLIAIGRGPATQNLGYEQHGIKLERDFVITNERLHTGVGNIYAVGDIVPGPQLAHRGFLHGIFVAEEIAGMNPKAIDENLIPKVTYCDPEISSVGLTQPQAEEKYGKENVEVAEFNLAGNGKSQMLGTTGFVKLVREKDGPIVGFHAIGARMGEQIGEGELMVAWEAFPEDFEGLIHAHPTQNESLGEAILALSGKPLHTHN is encoded by the coding sequence GTGTCAGAGACTAAAGAATACGACGTCGTCGTTCTCGGTGCAGGTTCAGGCGGTTACGCAACAGCAATGCGAGCCGCACAACTTGGTCTATCCGTCGCACTTGTAGAGGGCGATAAGGTAGGCGGTACTTGTCTACATCGCGGATGTATTCCAACGAAAGCACTCCTCCATGTAGCAGAAGTCGCAGATGAAGTACGCGACGGAGCTCATATTGGACTTAAGAGCAGCTTCGATGGCATCGACATGAACGCTCTAAATTCGTACAAGAATGGCGTCATTGAGAGGATGTACAAAGGCCTGACCGGCCTTATCGACACTCGTGGAGTCGAGACAGTTCATGGTTGGGGGCGACTCGTCGCCCAAGATACGGTTGAAGTAAATGGACGCCGACTTAAAGGCAAGAACATCGTTCTAGCCTCCGGCTCGTATTCCAAGACCATCGGCCAAACGATCACTGATCGAGTCATCACTTCCGAGCAAGCTCTCCAGCTTGACTATGTTCCAAACTCTGTCGTGGTTCTCGGCGGTGGTGTTATTGGCGTTGAATTCGCTTCCGTATGGGCCTCATTCGGCACGGATGTGACCATTATTGAAGGCCTCGATCGACTCGTCCCAAACGAGGATCCAGCCATCTCGAAGATGCTCGAGCGCCAGTTCCGCAAGCGTAAAATTACGTTCAAGACTAAGACGATGTTCGATCGCGTTGAAGAAGATGCCAACGGTGTACATGTATTCACTCAAGACGGCAAGCAATTCGACGCTGATCTCTTACTGATCGCTATTGGGCGTGGCCCAGCCACCCAGAATTTGGGCTACGAACAACACGGCATAAAACTCGAACGTGACTTCGTGATAACCAATGAACGCCTTCACACCGGAGTCGGTAATATTTATGCAGTTGGCGACATCGTTCCAGGCCCGCAGCTTGCTCACCGTGGCTTCCTCCACGGCATCTTCGTCGCTGAAGAAATCGCAGGCATGAATCCGAAGGCTATTGACGAGAATCTCATTCCAAAGGTTACTTATTGTGACCCAGAGATCTCATCGGTAGGTTTGACCCAACCTCAAGCGGAAGAGAAGTACGGCAAAGAAAACGTCGAAGTTGCCGAATTCAACCTTGCTGGCAACGGTAAGTCGCAAATGCTCGGTACCACTGGTTTCGTCAAGCTCGTTCGCGAAAAAGACGGACCAATTGTAGGTTTCCACGCAATTGGTGCCCGCATGGGCGAGCAGATCGGCGAAGGCGAGCTTATGGTCGCATGGGAAGCCTTCCCAGAAGACTTCGAAGGTCTTATCCATGCCCATCCAACTCAAAACGAATCTCTTGGTGAGGCCATTTTAGCGCTGTCTGGCAAACCACTTCACACACACAACTGA
- a CDS encoding oxidoreductase — protein MVWFFGKSARSAAKQARGETFAYLSDFVRTRQGVEAYFEEATPRNPTSIVLVAYDGEWTRRKVPDLSAAKELCEQLAVPLYDVAQTGYPRSMREWTVKNPGSNRR, from the coding sequence ATGGTTTGGTTTTTTGGTAAGTCAGCGCGTTCGGCGGCGAAACAAGCTCGTGGTGAAACGTTCGCATATCTATCGGATTTTGTGCGGACTCGGCAGGGTGTGGAAGCGTATTTTGAAGAGGCGACCCCACGTAATCCGACGTCGATCGTCTTGGTTGCCTATGACGGTGAGTGGACCCGGCGTAAAGTCCCTGATCTTTCGGCTGCAAAAGAATTGTGTGAGCAGTTAGCTGTGCCACTTTATGATGTAGCTCAAACTGGCTATCCTCGGTCGATGCGTGAGTGGACGGTGAAAAACCCGGGATCTAACCGGAGGTAA